A portion of the Oxynema aestuarii AP17 genome contains these proteins:
- the asnB gene encoding asparagine synthase (glutamine-hydrolyzing) — protein MCGVCGIFGSVRDSVERNSLVRGMMDRLTHRGPDGEGIHSGNDFTLGHRRLAIIDLAYGKQPMHSEDGRYTIVFNGEIYNYLELRQKLIQQGVQFRTFSDTEVLLKMLIYEGDAAFKQLNGMFAFALADNQTGEWLLGRDPFGIKPLYYAEVEEEIIFASEIKSILVHPKIRAERDWEGMQQYLTFQFCLGDRTLFRGIHKVEPGCYIKGCNGKVNDIVRYWDTNFQIDEYHTEEYFVDKLRVLLEDSIRLQLRSDVPLGAYLSGGLDSTIIAMGATQYLETPIKVFNGLFAEGSQYDESSYAKIVAEASGSTLLSVIPTAQQFIDDLPNLIYALDEPVAGPGLFPQYHVSKLASKNLKVVLGGQGGDEIFGGYARYLVGYLEQALKGSIFETQEEGKHIVTLASIISSLPLLKQYRPLMQEFWREGLFDAMDARYFRLIDRSPNIEQLLTPEARSAFDPGSVYAEFQKVFNHPNTSSYINKMTHFDLKTLLPALLQIEDRVSMAVSIESRVPFLDTRIVDLVTRMPPPMKFQGGKTKYILKQAVKTLIPEAILTRKDKMGFPVPLKEWLLNTKVRDFVGDVLFCQASRERGLFNSNALEKLLDTEKPFGREIWGVLCLELWHQQFIDQQ, from the coding sequence ATGTGTGGAGTTTGCGGAATTTTTGGCTCGGTAAGAGACTCGGTGGAGAGAAATTCTCTAGTCCGGGGAATGATGGATCGCCTGACTCATCGAGGACCTGATGGCGAAGGAATTCATAGTGGAAATGATTTTACCTTGGGTCATCGGCGTTTGGCTATTATTGACCTCGCCTATGGAAAGCAGCCCATGCACTCTGAGGATGGGCGATATACGATTGTTTTTAATGGGGAAATTTATAATTATCTAGAACTACGGCAGAAGCTAATTCAGCAAGGGGTTCAGTTTCGTACCTTTTCAGATACCGAAGTATTGCTGAAAATGCTTATTTATGAAGGTGATGCGGCTTTTAAACAACTCAACGGAATGTTTGCCTTTGCACTGGCAGACAACCAGACAGGAGAATGGCTGCTAGGTCGCGATCCTTTTGGTATAAAACCTCTCTATTACGCAGAAGTAGAAGAGGAAATTATTTTTGCCTCAGAAATAAAATCAATCCTGGTGCATCCTAAGATTCGAGCAGAGCGAGACTGGGAAGGAATGCAGCAGTACCTTACCTTTCAGTTTTGCTTGGGCGATCGCACTCTATTTCGGGGGATTCATAAAGTCGAACCTGGTTGCTATATCAAAGGGTGCAATGGCAAGGTTAATGACATTGTCCGCTATTGGGATACTAACTTTCAGATTGATGAATACCATACTGAAGAGTATTTTGTTGATAAACTGCGAGTTTTATTGGAAGATAGCATTCGCCTTCAACTTCGTAGCGATGTGCCATTAGGTGCTTATCTTTCCGGCGGTCTTGATTCTACTATTATTGCGATGGGAGCTACTCAATATCTAGAAACTCCCATTAAAGTGTTCAATGGCTTATTTGCAGAAGGTTCGCAGTATGATGAATCTTCTTATGCAAAAATAGTGGCGGAGGCCAGTGGTAGCACCTTACTTAGCGTTATACCCACTGCACAACAATTTATAGATGATTTACCAAATCTAATTTATGCTTTAGACGAACCTGTTGCGGGTCCTGGTTTATTTCCTCAGTACCACGTTAGCAAACTGGCTAGCAAAAACTTGAAGGTTGTGCTTGGGGGACAAGGGGGCGATGAAATTTTTGGCGGGTACGCTCGGTATTTAGTTGGTTATCTCGAACAGGCTCTTAAAGGATCGATATTCGAGACTCAAGAAGAAGGGAAACATATTGTCACCTTAGCCTCGATTATTTCCAGCCTACCTTTATTAAAACAGTATCGCCCGCTCATGCAAGAATTTTGGCGAGAAGGGTTATTTGATGCAATGGATGCCCGCTATTTCCGTTTAATAGATCGCAGTCCAAATATTGAACAGCTATTGACTCCCGAAGCCCGATCAGCCTTTGACCCCGGATCTGTCTATGCTGAGTTTCAGAAAGTTTTTAATCATCCTAATACTTCGTCTTATATCAATAAAATGACCCACTTCGATTTAAAAACGCTTTTACCAGCACTCCTGCAAATCGAAGATCGGGTCAGTATGGCAGTTTCGATTGAATCTCGGGTTCCTTTTCTAGATACTCGAATTGTCGATTTAGTAACCAGAATGCCCCCACCTATGAAATTTCAGGGAGGAAAAACCAAATATATTCTCAAGCAAGCAGTCAAGACCTTAATTCCAGAAGCAATTTTGACTCGAAAAGATAAGATGGGTTTTCCCGTGCCTTTGAAAGAGTGGCTGCTGAATACAAAAGTCCGAGACTTTGTTGGGGACGTTTTATTTTGCCAAGCTAGTCGAGAAAGGGGTTTGTTTAACTCAAACGCTTTAGAAAAGCTTCTAGATACAGAAAAACCTTTTGGGCGTGAAATTTGGGGAGTTCTTTGTTTGGAATTATGGCATCAGCAATTTATCGACCAACAATGA
- a CDS encoding class I SAM-dependent methyltransferase: MTKNIEEVQKFWENNPLWSGESNFAPGTQEFFEEHRQVYIEDCFAGYLDKRIFPNKIEEQKILDLGCGPGFWTVEFGLRGCQNITAADLTLKALELTQQRCKIYGLQAALSQQNAEHLTFADASFSHVNCQGVIHHTPNTDLCVKEIARVLNDEGTAIISVYYKNIFLRSWKFLKFPASLIGKLGGGLKGRGREQIYQIDDVNEIVRLYDGVDNPIGKAYSRKEFSQMLSPYFEIQDVWIYFFPARTLPFPLPNFIHSILDKSVGFMIMAKLKKR; the protein is encoded by the coding sequence ATGACTAAAAATATTGAGGAAGTTCAAAAATTTTGGGAAAATAATCCTTTATGGTCAGGAGAATCTAATTTTGCTCCGGGTACACAAGAATTTTTTGAGGAACATCGGCAAGTTTATATCGAAGATTGCTTTGCTGGATATTTAGACAAACGCATATTTCCCAACAAGATAGAGGAACAAAAAATCCTTGATCTTGGCTGTGGACCTGGATTTTGGACTGTGGAATTTGGTTTGCGTGGTTGTCAAAACATAACCGCAGCCGATTTAACATTAAAAGCTTTAGAGTTAACGCAACAACGTTGTAAAATTTATGGCTTACAAGCCGCTCTAAGTCAGCAAAATGCAGAACATTTAACTTTTGCAGACGCAAGTTTTTCTCATGTTAACTGTCAAGGCGTAATTCATCATACTCCTAACACAGATCTATGTGTTAAAGAAATTGCCAGAGTATTAAATGATGAAGGCACAGCGATTATATCTGTATATTATAAAAATATATTTTTAAGAAGCTGGAAATTTTTAAAATTTCCAGCTTCTTTGATTGGTAAACTAGGAGGAGGGTTAAAGGGTCGAGGAAGAGAACAAATTTATCAAATTGATGATGTAAATGAAATTGTCCGACTTTACGATGGTGTGGATAATCCTATTGGAAAAGCTTATTCTCGTAAAGAATTCAGTCAAATGCTTTCACCATATTTTGAAATACAGGATGTATGGATTTATTTTTTCCCGGCTCGAACTTTACCCTTCCCGTTGCCCAATTTCATTCATAGTATCCTCGATAAGTCGGTAGGTTTTATGATTATGGCTAAGTTAAAGAAGCGTTAA
- a CDS encoding glycosyltransferase family 2 protein, translating to MLYITLPAYNEEKSLPTLLPKIEQVMNELAWEYKIVVCDDGSKDSTREMLANYAQSLPLDIIYHKINRGLGETERDLFEYVADRAQPDDVVVRLDCDDTHEPSFIPDLVAKLDEGFDVVIASRFQPGGGQLGVSTYRAFISRCANLFMKFFFPIKGVKEYSCGFRAYRAGLIKEAIAFYGNNFLQLRGLGFTGTLEKLVKLKILGAKCAEVPFVLRYDQKQSDSKMISSITTLGYMVMTVMYHWPWGGWRNRYKQILKELQAEK from the coding sequence TTGTTGTACATTACTTTGCCTGCATATAACGAAGAAAAATCATTGCCAACGCTGCTTCCCAAAATTGAGCAAGTTATGAACGAGTTAGCCTGGGAATATAAAATTGTTGTCTGTGACGATGGGAGTAAAGATAGCACTCGTGAGATGTTGGCTAATTATGCCCAATCTCTCCCATTAGACATTATTTACCATAAAATCAATCGGGGGTTGGGCGAAACTGAGCGGGATTTGTTTGAGTATGTGGCGGATCGTGCTCAACCGGATGATGTGGTAGTTAGACTCGATTGTGATGATACTCACGAACCTAGTTTTATACCTGATTTGGTAGCCAAGCTTGATGAAGGGTTTGATGTTGTCATTGCATCACGGTTTCAACCGGGAGGTGGTCAGCTTGGGGTGAGCACTTATCGAGCATTTATTAGTCGTTGTGCAAATCTATTTATGAAATTCTTTTTTCCTATTAAAGGAGTTAAAGAATATTCCTGTGGATTCCGCGCTTATCGAGCTGGATTAATCAAAGAAGCTATTGCGTTTTATGGAAATAATTTTCTTCAGCTTAGAGGACTGGGTTTTACAGGTACTCTAGAGAAACTGGTCAAATTGAAGATATTGGGAGCTAAATGTGCAGAGGTTCCCTTTGTTCTTCGCTACGACCAGAAACAAAGCGATAGCAAGATGATTAGTAGCATCACCACTCTTGGCTATATGGTTATGACTGTAATGTATCACTGGCCTTGGGGTGGATGGCGTAATAGATACAAGCAAATACTCAAAGAGCTACAAGCAGAGAAATAA
- a CDS encoding DegT/DnrJ/EryC1/StrS family aminotransferase has translation MTEIKIPVLDLKPQYEQIKDEVQAAINRVLESGRFIMGPDVKLFEQEVAEYLGIKHAIGVNSGTDALVIGLRALGIGEGDEVITTPFSFFATAESISNVGAKPVFADIDPRSFNIDPKEIKAKITSRTKAIMPVHLYGQPAAMAQIIEIAQEYGLKVIEDCAQSFGARYWGTCSSCDGHCQESTRESLRGKFTGTIGDVGAYSFFPSKNLGAYGDGGMVVTNDDQVAEMARMLRVHGAKKKYHNEVLGYNSRLDTLQAAILRVKLPYLEQWNEGRRQVAKTYNELLADVEGIIAPELADGHVFHQYTIRVLDGKRDQVKEYLGEQGIGCMVYYPVPQDQLPVYKGKYPSTPTSDLLGTEVLSLPIWPEIEKFNIESVVKILKQVLAPES, from the coding sequence ATGACTGAAATTAAAATCCCCGTTTTAGACCTAAAACCCCAGTACGAGCAAATCAAAGACGAAGTTCAAGCCGCAATTAACCGCGTGTTAGAATCTGGTCGCTTTATCATGGGGCCAGATGTGAAGCTATTTGAGCAGGAAGTGGCTGAGTATTTGGGGATTAAGCACGCCATTGGTGTAAACTCTGGCACGGATGCCCTTGTAATTGGTTTGCGGGCTTTAGGAATTGGCGAAGGGGATGAGGTGATTACCACTCCCTTTTCTTTTTTTGCCACCGCTGAATCCATTAGCAATGTGGGGGCAAAGCCTGTTTTTGCGGATATTGACCCTAGAAGTTTCAATATTGACCCCAAAGAGATTAAAGCAAAAATTACCTCTCGGACAAAGGCGATTATGCCTGTTCACCTCTATGGGCAACCCGCAGCAATGGCGCAAATTATAGAGATTGCCCAAGAGTATGGTTTAAAAGTAATTGAAGACTGCGCTCAATCTTTTGGGGCAAGATATTGGGGAACTTGTTCCTCTTGTGATGGTCATTGTCAGGAATCCACGCGGGAGTCACTGCGAGGGAAATTTACGGGGACTATTGGAGATGTGGGCGCTTATTCCTTCTTCCCGTCCAAAAATTTGGGCGCTTATGGGGATGGCGGTATGGTTGTCACTAATGATGACCAAGTTGCGGAAATGGCCAGGATGTTGCGGGTTCATGGAGCGAAGAAAAAGTATCACAATGAAGTTTTGGGATACAATTCGCGCTTGGATACGTTGCAAGCGGCGATTTTGCGGGTGAAGTTGCCTTATTTGGAACAGTGGAATGAGGGCAGACGCCAAGTGGCTAAAACCTATAATGAGTTATTGGCTGATGTTGAGGGGATAATCGCTCCAGAATTGGCTGACGGTCATGTGTTTCACCAGTACACGATTCGGGTGTTAGATGGGAAACGGGATCAAGTGAAGGAATATTTAGGCGAGCAAGGGATTGGGTGTATGGTTTATTACCCAGTGCCGCAAGACCAGTTGCCTGTTTATAAAGGTAAATATCCTTCTACTCCAACCAGTGATTTATTAGGGACTGAGGTTCTGAGTTTGCCCATTTGGCCGGAAATAGAAAAATTTAATATAGAGTCTGTTGTGAAGATTTTAAAACAAGTATTGGCTCCTGAATCTTGA
- a CDS encoding four helix bundle protein — protein sequence MSKQLLRSGTAIGALIRESEFAQSKADFIGKMSISLKEANETAYWLSLLKNTGYINEKNVSKHTT from the coding sequence TTGAGCAAACAACTTCTAAGAAGCGGCACGGCGATAGGAGCATTAATTCGCGAGTCCGAATTTGCACAAAGCAAAGCTGACTTTATCGGCAAAATGAGCATCTCGCTCAAGGAGGCTAACGAAACAGCATATTGGCTCTCCTTACTGAAAAATACGGGCTATATAAACGAAAAAAATGTTTCAAAGCATACAACCTGA
- a CDS encoding DUF29 domain-containing protein, which produces MSNLTTTTLKELYQIDEYLWLSETIKILRASRLEDLDLENLIEELENLGKRDLNKVRSLLRQIIIHLLFLEYWQEERERNSRHWKGEVTAFRADLSDRLTTTLKNKLHEGLASIYETALKVVLQKTGLSKDTIPESCPYSFEQLLDDSWYPEA; this is translated from the coding sequence ATGTCAAATTTAACAACAACCACTCTCAAGGAACTTTACCAGATCGATGAGTATCTTTGGTTGTCCGAAACGATTAAAATCTTGAGAGCAAGTCGCTTAGAAGACTTAGATCTGGAAAATTTAATCGAGGAATTGGAAAATTTGGGCAAACGAGATTTAAACAAAGTCAGAAGTCTTTTAAGACAAATTATTATTCATCTTTTATTTCTGGAATATTGGCAAGAAGAGCGCGAGAGAAATTCTCGTCACTGGAAAGGTGAAGTTACAGCTTTTAGAGCAGATTTGTCCGATCGCTTAACGACGACCCTAAAAAATAAATTACATGAAGGTTTAGCATCAATTTATGAGACTGCTTTGAAAGTTGTTCTGCAAAAAACAGGCTTATCTAAGGATACTATTCCGGAAAGCTGCCCCTACTCTTTCGAGCAACTATTGGATGATAGCTGGTATCCAGAAGCTTGA
- a CDS encoding acyltransferase: protein MANFFVHESAYVDEGAQIGEATKIWHFSHVMGQAKIGSHCILGQNVFVANAVEVGNYCKIQNNVSLYEGAILEDYVFCGPSMVFTNVKTPRCEFPRNTSKDYATTLVKRGASIGANATIVCGVTLYECAFVAAGAVVTKDVPAYAMVAGVPAKIIGWMSAYGDVLEFDAEGLAVDSQGVKYQKVSRDSVQKLG, encoded by the coding sequence GTGGCTAATTTTTTTGTTCATGAGTCCGCTTATGTGGATGAAGGTGCGCAGATTGGAGAAGCAACAAAAATTTGGCACTTTTCCCACGTTATGGGACAAGCTAAAATCGGTTCTCATTGCATTCTCGGTCAAAATGTTTTTGTAGCGAATGCGGTAGAAGTGGGAAACTACTGCAAGATTCAAAATAATGTGTCGCTTTACGAAGGAGCGATCCTCGAAGACTACGTATTTTGCGGCCCAAGTATGGTATTTACCAACGTCAAAACCCCACGCTGTGAATTTCCCCGCAATACCAGCAAGGATTATGCGACAACTTTGGTGAAGCGAGGGGCGAGTATTGGTGCCAATGCCACAATTGTTTGTGGCGTTACCCTGTATGAATGTGCATTTGTAGCGGCGGGCGCAGTCGTGACTAAGGACGTCCCTGCTTATGCAATGGTGGCAGGGGTTCCAGCAAAAATCATCGGCTGGATGAGCGCCTATGGGGATGTGTTAGAGTTTGATGCCGAGGGTTTGGCGGTTGATTCTCAAGGGGTGAAATATCAGAAAGTTTCAAGGGACTCTGTACAAAAACTGGGGTGA
- a CDS encoding Gfo/Idh/MocA family protein, translated as MTQVIVVGAGNWGRNLVRNFYELEALAGVAEVNPELRSKVAENYPEVKLYDTFEAALNSQVPAIVIATPAPTHYAMADAALKAGKHVFVEKPMTLQTDESRRLAEYADKKGLVLMVGHLLLYQPAITWIRDYLATGKAGKVLHVAATRAKLGRVRREENVWWSFAPHDVSVVLDLLGNPAIDRVAASGHAMLQPGIEDNIHVDLLFASGQTAHIHCSWYWPLLERKTVVIAEKQMLVYDEVAQEVTIYNKGVDEQLKNRDEGSETVPVAEAQPLRIECQHFLDCISKGQRPRSDGWNGVAVVEILEKATEALRG; from the coding sequence GTGACTCAAGTCATTGTCGTTGGTGCAGGCAATTGGGGGCGAAACTTAGTCCGTAATTTTTATGAGTTAGAAGCTCTTGCTGGAGTGGCAGAAGTTAACCCCGAACTCCGTTCTAAAGTTGCCGAGAATTATCCAGAAGTTAAGCTGTATGACACGTTTGAAGCAGCTCTCAACAGTCAAGTTCCAGCCATTGTTATTGCCACGCCAGCACCCACCCATTATGCGATGGCTGATGCTGCCTTAAAAGCAGGTAAGCATGTCTTTGTCGAAAAACCAATGACCCTACAGACCGACGAATCGCGACGTTTGGCAGAATATGCCGATAAAAAAGGTCTGGTTCTGATGGTCGGTCACCTGCTTCTTTATCAACCCGCAATTACTTGGATCCGAGATTATCTCGCTACGGGAAAAGCGGGTAAAGTTCTCCACGTCGCTGCAACACGAGCAAAATTAGGAAGGGTTCGTCGGGAAGAAAATGTCTGGTGGTCGTTCGCACCCCACGATGTTTCTGTCGTTTTAGATTTACTCGGCAATCCAGCGATCGATCGCGTGGCGGCCAGTGGTCATGCTATGTTACAGCCAGGTATTGAAGATAATATTCATGTCGATCTTCTCTTTGCAAGCGGACAAACCGCTCATATTCACTGTTCTTGGTATTGGCCTTTGCTAGAACGCAAAACCGTCGTCATTGCCGAAAAACAAATGCTGGTTTATGACGAAGTCGCTCAAGAAGTAACGATCTACAACAAAGGAGTTGACGAACAACTAAAAAATCGAGATGAAGGTAGTGAAACGGTTCCCGTGGCAGAAGCACAACCGTTACGGATCGAGTGTCAGCATTTTCTCGATTGTATTAGCAAAGGTCAACGTCCGCGATCGGATGGATGGAATGGAGTGGCAGTCGTCGAGATTTTAGAAAAAGCGACGGAGGCATTACGTGGCTAA
- a CDS encoding nucleotide sugar dehydrogenase, with the protein MINKGQSLSTLKQKIRDRTAVIGVVGLGYVGLPFAVEKAKVGFKVLGIEQNPEKAARVNRAENYISDVKDEDLQQVVRTGHLEATSDFERVAEMDAIVICVPTPLTKNLTPNLSYIESVTEEVARRLRPGQLVTLESTTYPGTTDEVMRPVLEKISGLHQGEDFFLAHSPERVDPGNQRYTTKNTNKVVGASDPNSLEVATLFYQQTIEHVVPVSSAKAAELVKVFENTFRAVNIALANELALLCDRLELNVWEVLDAANTKPFGIMPFYPGPGVGGHCLVGTEQVRYRWHQDNGVIALEALYQRVQERSERVFYHLGGAFLRPEGLEVLSIDLETGQQGWKPVSYLFAREYEGTLVKVETSDRRQLTVTDRHPMLVHEADRLQVRDAIALTQGDMVPLVHQPTADDLDEPESIEVIPLLPEQLAQKVRVKHSQGWEALKDDLKPLLHEKTRDVLRDNSLPLTVWKKLPEQLRGKPQQLALVTGRGPSFSSFPVVIPVNESLARLLGYYLSEGCITEEKTGNLRLRFTFNRDEREYLQDVRDLLSELGLSCSEYNDPQWHSTTLKVKGWLLSWFFRDVLRTGTDAYSMRIPAPIMAGSAAIRTEILKGLFRGDGDVHVRCGKQTYQTNGVVQTHENNSGTVGFFSSSPELFEQVILLLQELGLTPYRKKDKPQLRFKSYKDLERLETWFLGDKAQKLARLRLNRKRHLASKRPQVNQPYAVAQIHSVTPFTAKTPVYSVEVAETHTFAATTGVYVHNCIPLDPHYLEWKAKEHNFETHFIALAGEVNRRMPEFVREKVWRVLNGIGKAPSKSQVLVIGAAYKKDIADWRESPAISIMELLLQDGVNLSYHDPLVPEIQVKGHNLLSVELTEEAIGEVDLVIIATDHSKINYLNLVEKSRAILDTRGVTRHLDCQKEKVTLL; encoded by the coding sequence ATGATTAATAAAGGTCAATCCTTATCTACACTCAAGCAAAAGATTCGCGATCGCACTGCGGTGATTGGCGTCGTTGGCTTGGGATATGTGGGCCTTCCTTTTGCCGTAGAAAAGGCTAAAGTGGGCTTTAAGGTCTTAGGCATTGAGCAGAATCCTGAGAAAGCCGCACGGGTGAATCGTGCAGAGAACTACATCAGTGATGTCAAGGATGAGGATTTACAGCAGGTGGTGAGGACGGGGCACCTAGAAGCCACCAGCGACTTTGAGCGCGTGGCAGAAATGGATGCGATCGTGATTTGCGTTCCCACGCCACTCACGAAAAACTTGACCCCGAATCTCAGCTATATCGAAAGCGTCACCGAAGAAGTAGCGCGCCGACTCAGACCCGGACAACTAGTGACTTTGGAATCGACGACTTATCCGGGGACGACTGATGAGGTGATGCGACCTGTTTTAGAAAAAATTAGCGGATTGCACCAGGGTGAAGACTTTTTTTTAGCTCATTCTCCCGAACGAGTCGATCCGGGAAATCAGCGTTATACCACTAAAAATACGAATAAAGTGGTTGGTGCGTCCGATCCTAATTCCCTCGAAGTCGCCACTTTATTTTATCAACAAACCATCGAGCATGTCGTTCCGGTCAGTAGCGCTAAAGCTGCGGAGTTAGTTAAGGTATTTGAGAATACTTTCCGAGCTGTTAATATTGCGCTGGCGAATGAATTAGCTTTGTTGTGCGATCGCCTCGAGTTGAATGTTTGGGAAGTCTTAGATGCGGCGAATACGAAACCCTTTGGGATTATGCCCTTTTATCCCGGACCGGGGGTAGGGGGTCACTGTCTCGTGGGAACAGAACAGGTCCGCTATCGCTGGCATCAAGATAATGGGGTGATTGCACTAGAAGCCCTCTATCAACGAGTACAAGAACGCAGCGAGCGCGTATTCTATCATCTCGGAGGCGCTTTTCTGCGACCAGAAGGACTCGAAGTGCTCTCCATTGATTTAGAAACGGGACAACAAGGATGGAAACCCGTTAGCTATTTATTTGCGAGGGAATATGAGGGGACATTGGTTAAAGTCGAAACGAGCGATCGCCGTCAACTGACGGTAACCGATCGCCACCCAATGCTCGTTCATGAAGCGGATCGCTTGCAAGTTCGAGATGCGATCGCATTAACCCAGGGAGACATGGTTCCCCTGGTGCATCAACCGACAGCAGATGATTTAGATGAACCAGAGTCCATTGAAGTCATTCCCCTCTTACCCGAACAATTGGCTCAAAAAGTACGAGTCAAACATTCGCAAGGATGGGAGGCTCTCAAAGATGATCTCAAACCCCTACTTCACGAAAAAACTCGTGATGTTCTGCGCGACAACAGTCTCCCTTTAACGGTCTGGAAAAAACTGCCCGAACAACTGCGTGGAAAACCCCAGCAGTTGGCTTTAGTTACTGGCCGAGGCCCTTCTTTTTCTAGTTTTCCTGTAGTGATTCCAGTCAACGAAAGTCTGGCTCGATTGCTGGGGTATTATTTGAGTGAAGGCTGTATTACTGAAGAGAAAACCGGGAATTTACGGCTGCGTTTTACCTTCAATCGGGATGAGCGAGAATACTTGCAAGATGTGCGCGATTTGCTGTCCGAACTGGGTTTAAGTTGTAGCGAGTACAACGACCCTCAGTGGCATTCTACAACGCTTAAAGTTAAAGGTTGGCTTCTGAGTTGGTTTTTCCGGGATGTTCTCCGGACTGGAACTGATGCTTACTCTATGAGAATTCCTGCTCCAATTATGGCGGGGAGTGCAGCCATTCGGACTGAAATCTTAAAAGGATTATTTCGCGGAGATGGGGATGTTCATGTCCGGTGTGGCAAGCAGACTTATCAGACAAATGGTGTAGTTCAGACCCATGAAAACAATAGCGGCACTGTAGGCTTTTTTAGTAGCAGTCCCGAATTATTTGAACAGGTCATTTTGCTCCTGCAAGAATTAGGACTGACGCCCTACCGAAAAAAAGACAAGCCTCAATTACGATTTAAATCCTACAAAGATTTAGAACGTTTAGAAACCTGGTTTTTAGGGGACAAAGCTCAGAAACTCGCTCGTTTACGGTTAAACCGAAAACGTCACCTGGCGAGTAAACGGCCACAGGTGAATCAACCGTATGCTGTGGCTCAAATTCATTCCGTGACGCCTTTTACTGCCAAAACCCCTGTTTATAGTGTGGAAGTCGCAGAAACACATACTTTTGCAGCGACTACTGGGGTGTATGTCCATAACTGCATCCCCCTCGACCCTCATTACCTGGAATGGAAGGCCAAAGAGCATAACTTTGAAACTCATTTTATTGCTCTAGCGGGGGAAGTCAACCGGAGAATGCCGGAGTTTGTCCGCGAGAAAGTTTGGCGAGTTTTAAACGGGATTGGTAAGGCCCCTTCAAAGTCGCAAGTTCTCGTGATTGGCGCCGCTTACAAAAAAGACATTGCCGATTGGCGGGAATCTCCCGCCATATCGATTATGGAATTGCTCTTGCAAGATGGGGTCAACCTGAGCTACCATGACCCTTTGGTTCCCGAGATTCAAGTCAAAGGTCATAATTTACTGTCTGTAGAACTCACGGAAGAGGCGATCGGTGAAGTCGATCTAGTGATTATTGCCACGGATCATAGCAAAATAAATTACCTCAATCTGGTAGAAAAGTCTCGGGCAATTCTCGACACCAGAGGCGTGACTCGCCACTTAGATTGTCAAAAAGAAAAGGTGACCTTACTGTGA